CCGCGGCGGCGGGCGTTCGTCCGCACGGCTGACGGCGCCGACCGTTGCCGCCGGAGCCGTTGCGAAGAAGTGGCTGAGCGAGACGTTCGGTGTCGAAGTGCGCGGCTATATGAGCGCGCTCGGTGAAATCGAGATTCCGTTCGTCGATTGGTCGCACGTTCGCGAAAACCCGTTCTTTGCGCCGAATGCCGAGGTCGTGCCTCAACTCGAGGCCTACATGGACGCACTGCGCAAGGATGGCGATTCGATCGGCGCGCGCATCGACGTCGTGGCCACGGGCGTGCCGGCCGGCTGGGGCGAGCCGCTGTTCGATCGTCTCGATGCCGACATTGCCCACGCGATGATGGGCATCAACGCCGTGAAGGGGGTCGAGATCGGTGCGGGATTCGCGAGCGTCGCGCAGCGCGGCTCGGTGCACGGCGACGAGCTGACGCCCGAGGGTTTCGTCGGCAATCATGCGGGCGGCGTACTGGGCGGTATCTCGACAGGACAGGACGTCACCGTCTCGATTGCGATCAAGCCGACTTCGAGCATCCGCACGCCGCGCCGCTCGATCGACAAAGAAGGCAAACCGGCGGTCGTCGAGACGTTCGGGCGGCACGACCCATGCGTCGGCATTCGTGCGACGCCGATCGCCGAGGCGATGCTGGCGCTGGTGCTGATCGATCACGCCTTGCGTCATCGCGCGCAATGCGGGGACGTACGCGTGGCGACGCCGAAAATCGCGGGCAGCGCACCCTGACCGCCCGCATTCCGCTGCATAGGGCCGCGACGCGCGCGGCCCCTCGCCCTCACATATTCGCGTAGTTCGGCCCGCCGCCGCCTTCGGGCGTCACCCAAACGATATTCTGCGTCGGGTCCTTGATGTCGCACGTCTTGCAATGCACGCAGTTCTGCGCATTGATAACGAGCCGGTCGCCCCCCTCCTCGTTCTTCACGAACTCATACACGGCCGCCGGGCAGTAGCGCCCTTCGGGGCCCGCATAGGTACGCAGATTCACCTCCACCGGCACCGCTGCATCCTTGAGCGTCAAATGCGCCGGCTGATTTTCCTCGTGGTTCGTGTTCGAGAGGAACACCGACGAGAGCCGATCGAACGTGAGCTTGCCGTCCGGCTTCGGATAGACGATCGGCGTGCACTGCGAGGCCGGCTTGAGCATCTCGTGATCGCGATGCCGATGATGCAGCGTCCACGGCACCTTGCCACCGAACAGCTTCTGCTCGATCCCGACCATCAGCGTGCCCAGATAGAGCCCCTTGCTCATCCACTGCTTGAAATTGCGCGCACGGTTCAGTTCTTCATGCAACCACGATTGCTTGAACGACTCGGGGTAGGCCGCCAGCTCATCGCCTTGGCGGCCCGCCTGCACCGCGTCGAACGCGGCCTGCGCCGCCAGCATGCCGCTCTTGATCGCGGCGTGGCTGCCCTTGATGCGCGAGGCATTCAAGAAGCCCGCGTCGTCGCCCACGAGCGCGCCGCCCGGGAATACGAGCTTGGGCAGCGATAGGATGCCCCCGGCCGTAATCGCGCGTGCACCGTACGAAATGCGTTTGCCGCCTTCCAGGAACCGGCGGATCTCGGGGTGCGTCTTGTAGCGCTGGAATTCCTCGAACGGCGACAGGTACGGATTCGTATAGCCCAGGCCGACCACGAAGCCCACCATCACCTGGTGGTTGTCGATGTGATAGAGGAACGAGCCGCCGTACGTTTGCGTATCGAGCGGCCAGCCGGCCGTATGGATCACCAGCCCCGGCTGATGCTTGGCCGGATCGATTTCCCACAGTTCCTTGATGCCGATGCCGTAGACCTGCGGGTCGGCCCCTTGCTCGAGCTTGAACTTCTCGCTGAGGCGGCGGCCCAGATGGCCGCGCGCGCCTTCGCAGAACAGCGTGTATTTCGCGTGCAGCTCCATGCCGAGTTGGAAATTCTCGGTGGGCTCGCCGTCCTTGCCGATGCCCATGTTGCCCGTCGCCACGCCCTTGACCGAGCCGTCGTCGTGATAGAGCACCTCCGCTGCGGCGAAGCCGGGGAAGATCTCGACGCCCAGCGCCTCGGCTTGCTGCCCAAGCCAGCGCGTGACGTTGGCCAGACTGATGACGTAGTTGCCGTG
The sequence above is a segment of the Trinickia acidisoli genome. Coding sequences within it:
- the aroC gene encoding chorismate synthase, which gives rise to MSGNTLGTLFTVTTFGESHGPAIGCVIDGCPPGMAISEIDIQGELDRRKPGTSRHVTQRQEEDKVEILSGVFEGVTTGAPIALLIRNTDQRSKDYGNIAETFRPGHADYTYWQKYGVRDYRGGGRSSARLTAPTVAAGAVAKKWLSETFGVEVRGYMSALGEIEIPFVDWSHVRENPFFAPNAEVVPQLEAYMDALRKDGDSIGARIDVVATGVPAGWGEPLFDRLDADIAHAMMGINAVKGVEIGAGFASVAQRGSVHGDELTPEGFVGNHAGGVLGGISTGQDVTVSIAIKPTSSIRTPRRSIDKEGKPAVVETFGRHDPCVGIRATPIAEAMLALVLIDHALRHRAQCGDVRVATPKIAGSAP
- a CDS encoding electron transfer flavoprotein-ubiquinone oxidoreductase, which codes for MTPESLIEQYGPRESMEYDVVIVGGGPAGLSAAIRLKQLAQDKGVELGVCVLEKGSEIGAHILSGAVMDPRAMDELIPDWKEKGAPLNVAVTEDRFLFLTEKGSVKTPNWALPENFKNHGNYVISLANVTRWLGQQAEALGVEIFPGFAAAEVLYHDDGSVKGVATGNMGIGKDGEPTENFQLGMELHAKYTLFCEGARGHLGRRLSEKFKLEQGADPQVYGIGIKELWEIDPAKHQPGLVIHTAGWPLDTQTYGGSFLYHIDNHQVMVGFVVGLGYTNPYLSPFEEFQRYKTHPEIRRFLEGGKRISYGARAITAGGILSLPKLVFPGGALVGDDAGFLNASRIKGSHAAIKSGMLAAQAAFDAVQAGRQGDELAAYPESFKQSWLHEELNRARNFKQWMSKGLYLGTLMVGIEQKLFGGKVPWTLHHRHRDHEMLKPASQCTPIVYPKPDGKLTFDRLSSVFLSNTNHEENQPAHLTLKDAAVPVEVNLRTYAGPEGRYCPAAVYEFVKNEEGGDRLVINAQNCVHCKTCDIKDPTQNIVWVTPEGGGGPNYANM